From the Caldalkalibacillus thermarum genome, the window GTCCCAGAACTCAGGGCCCGTCTGCCCCGTAAACTGATTGTTGAGCCGGCCGAACCTGGCGGGCGGGGCAGCCGCGTGCGCTTAGAAACTTTATGAGTTCTTCATCAGGGCGTACAAAAGACTCGAATCTGATGTCGTGTTGTTAATCGGTCTTACCAAGGCCGTTATGGCGTACATAACGCCTGTATTTTTGTGATTAATTGATGATGTAACACCGTTTGTATGAGTTGAGCAGTTTCAAAGGCGGCATAGTAGTCCAGCGTTTCACGATCCGTATGTTCGTTTTGGAACCCGACCGACAAATTCACGGTGTTGATGCGATACATTTCGGCAAAGACTCTGGCATCGCTGGAGCCGCCCGCCGTCATTTTCCAGCCGTCTTGTCCGGCAAGTTCACCCGCTTTCTCAAAAATTCGTCCGTATTCTTCAGTGCAGTATGGAATCGTTCCGTAACAAGAGGTGACGATATCCCGCGTTCCGCGGCGGTCAACCACGATGGCCGCATTCACATCTTCGAGAAACGCCGGCTCGATTCGCCGGGCCCCAATTAAGCCGATTTCTTCCTTTACCGTAAATGCAATTTTGAGCTTTCCTTTGAAGTCCGTCTGACGGATGCGGCGGCACACGTTCAGGATAACAGTGATCCCCGCCCGATCGTCGGCGCCCAGGATGCCCTTTGAGCTGGACAGCACAGTGCCGTTCTGGCTGATGATACGGTCTTCATCCAATTCTTGATAAATATCCATATGAGCCGAAAGCAGCACTGTCGGTCCATCACCGCAATCGATCGTGGCCAGCACATTGCCAGCTTGATCGATGGCAAGTTCATTGGCGAGCGGTCTCAACTTTCTGACGACAACGTGCCGTATCCGTTGTTCGCGGCCGCTTTCACCGGGGACGTTCAGCAGTTCAATCAGCTCCTGTTTAAACTGCTCTGCTTCCAAACGCTTCAGCGCTGAGCGATCCCGGGCGAGGTCATACAATCGTTCGGCATAGCGGAGAAGGACATTCTCAACATCATGTCCGACGTCAAACGACACCTTTTTTCCTCTGAAAAAAAGCTTAAATTCGTTCAGAGTACAGACGGTCATCAAGTGTTGCTGTTCTACGGTTGGCGTATTTAACAAGTACACGTACGGTCTTTTTTTACCGTGTCCGTCACAAGAATATGTCGTATAAATGCCGAGCGCGTTGAGCCAGCGGACGATACCGCGCATATAAAGGTCGATATCGGACAGAGGAAGTTCGCCTTGACGCGGATCGACGAGACATTCTTTGCCGGGGCCTTTCACCTGTGCAGAAGCTTGCTTTAAGGCAGTAACCCATTCTTGTTCCGCCACGGTGGAAAGTTGCGAGATTTGTTTACAGCGGAGTATCGCTAACGTTTCGTTCAACAACCGTCCCGCGTGGGATTCTCTTGCCCTGCCCTCTTTGTTTCCGTCGCTGAGTTGAAAACCGTAGCGGGCCAGTAATTTTTCTGTGTTCATGCGTCACATCTCCCTTACTCAAAATTTTCATCTTCAGTTTACAAATGAGAGTGTGACACCCTGTCACGCTGAGACGGTCATTTGGTATACTAAGGGAGGATCAATTTGGTTACTCTGGTTCAACACGGAGAGGAGAACAAGCGTAGATGGTCCATGTGTCGGAAACTTGGATAGAACCTCATCGCATCGAACGTGAATTGCTCAATGAAATCCGAAAAGCAAAGCAAGAGCGAGACAAAGAACGGGTAAAGCAGTGTGTGAAAGCATTGGTGCACCAGTATGTATATTACGGTGAGTATTATAAACTGTCTTCGGAAAAAGACCCCTATCTGGCCCAAAAACTTTTGAAAAAAGCACTTCAATACCAAAACGATCATCCCATTGCCCATTACCGGCTGGCTCACTTGTTGTTTGAACAAAAACAGTATGCTGAGGCTTTATATCATTTTCAAAAAGCCATTGAGGGCAATCCGAACGAGGGGTTAAATCAGACACAGACGATCATTGCACACTTATATACGTGTCATTGCGCCTTGTCAATCGCAAAAGAGGCCAAAAGTGAAGCGCAATTTTTGATGGATAATGCGTACGCGGATTATGACAGAGAATTCGTCGAAAAATACTTGGCTCGGGTAAATATAGATGAGGGCTTGTCCGAACCAAACATCTATACGAAAAAGACCCCGGAAGGGATCAAGTTCATTACCGAGGAACAGTTTTTTGCCTACGAAGAACATCTGCAACCGAATGAGGTTTTACTTAGGGTGACGCATCGCGGTTATGAAGTGATATATCAAGGGCAAAGATTGACCTTAAATCCACCTTCATTTTACGTCTTGGCATGTATCATCGGTTCCGATGGTTACATTAGTGTGGGGGACATTTACGACAAATTGGTAAATAGCTCCGTGGAATTGCATATCAATACTGTTTCGATACGCCAACATATTCATCGCCTGAGCAGACGAATGCCGTTTTGGGATGATATCATTGAAACACACAGCACAGGCAACCGAGCAGAACGAAGACGCCGGGAAGGCATCACTTACGCCTTGTTGTGCCATTCCAGCGTTGTGCTGCCGAAGTGAAGTGCGTAATTACAAAATCATCTTAGGTATTAAATATAGCAGCCATTGCCAAATCCGTCTTGGTTTAGTAGGACATCGTCCGGGAAGCGAATATGTTCAATGATGAACCCGCTGCGGGTAAGGGGGAGAGTGAAACACTCTCCCTTTTCTAACAGGTTAAATCAGACAGGACGAAAAATAGAAAACATAGTATCAATTTCAAAAAATCCCATCGATTATGGTAAACTATGAGTATCGTCAGTAGACGGGAGGGATTCTTGTGGCCGTAATGATTCCGGACCTTTTGCCGGAGATGATTGAAAACCGGGGAGAACGTGCCTTTTACGATAAAGCGAGGCAGTTGCCGGATCATTATACTGTCTTCTATTCCTATAAGTTTTCGATAGATGTAGAAAAAAAGGACCCGTACGGGTTGCGTGAAGCTGACTTTGTCATCGTGCATCGCCAGCTGGGGTTTGTGGTTGTGGAAGTCAAACAAGGCCACGTTTATTACCATAACGGGATTTGGCAAGAAGAGAAAGAGGGCCGGTATTACCCTTTGGCCAAAAACCCAGTGGAACAAGCCCGGACGG encodes:
- a CDS encoding M28 family peptidase yields the protein MNTEKLLARYGFQLSDGNKEGRARESHAGRLLNETLAILRCKQISQLSTVAEQEWVTALKQASAQVKGPGKECLVDPRQGELPLSDIDLYMRGIVRWLNALGIYTTYSCDGHGKKRPYVYLLNTPTVEQQHLMTVCTLNEFKLFFRGKKVSFDVGHDVENVLLRYAERLYDLARDRSALKRLEAEQFKQELIELLNVPGESGREQRIRHVVVRKLRPLANELAIDQAGNVLATIDCGDGPTVLLSAHMDIYQELDEDRIISQNGTVLSSSKGILGADDRAGITVILNVCRRIRQTDFKGKLKIAFTVKEEIGLIGARRIEPAFLEDVNAAIVVDRRGTRDIVTSCYGTIPYCTEEYGRIFEKAGELAGQDGWKMTAGGSSDARVFAEMYRINTVNLSVGFQNEHTDRETLDYYAAFETAQLIQTVLHHQLITKIQALCTP
- a CDS encoding tetratricopeptide repeat protein encodes the protein MVHVSETWIEPHRIERELLNEIRKAKQERDKERVKQCVKALVHQYVYYGEYYKLSSEKDPYLAQKLLKKALQYQNDHPIAHYRLAHLLFEQKQYAEALYHFQKAIEGNPNEGLNQTQTIIAHLYTCHCALSIAKEAKSEAQFLMDNAYADYDREFVEKYLARVNIDEGLSEPNIYTKKTPEGIKFITEEQFFAYEEHLQPNEVLLRVTHRGYEVIYQGQRLTLNPPSFYVLACIIGSDGYISVGDIYDKLVNSSVELHINTVSIRQHIHRLSRRMPFWDDIIETHSTGNRAERRRREGITYALLCHSSVVLPK